The genomic interval CGGGCCACAAAAATAACGTCGGCTTTTCCGGAGCAGTAAGGGCGCAAATGGCGCCAGGCTTCGCGCATGCGACGGCGGGCAAGGTTACGTTTATTGGCACGCAGATGCACCTTTTTGCTGGAAACGACGCCGATGCGCAGATCGGCATCGTCGGCTTCACGCAGCCAGAGCACCATAAAGCGCCCAACCCATTTCTTTTTCCCGGAAAAAGTTTCTGAGAAAAGGGATGAATGAGTGAGACGCTTCGACTTGTTCAAAGAACGATCAAGCCCGCTTCGAGGCGGGCTTGAGTCGATAGAACCATCCGACTCCCTCTGGAAGGGGTTCGGCATATCGTGTTCCGGTTAAACTGCGGTGAGGCGTTTGCGGCCTTTCTGGCGGCGGCGTTTCAGAATTGCGCGTCCATCTGCAGTGGACATACGCTTACGAAAGCCGCACTTGCGGGCACGCTTGATTTTAGATGGGTTGTATGTACGTTTCATCGCTCTAAATTCCTTTTTGTTCTGAAAAGCAGGGTAAACTACCAACAATTCGACGGTTGTCAAACCCTA from Verrucomicrobia bacterium S94 carries:
- a CDS encoding 50S ribosomal protein L34; this encodes MKRTYNPSKIKRARKCGFRKRMSTADGRAILKRRRQKGRKRLTAV
- the rnpA gene encoding ribonuclease P protein component, encoding MPNPFQRESDGSIDSSPPRSGLDRSLNKSKRLTHSSLFSETFSGKKKWVGRFMVLWLREADDADLRIGVVSSKKVHLRANKRNLARRRMREAWRHLRPYCSGKADVIFVARRPILSGDWNQVVREMLKLIQRAGLITPENIRRAKAELEASNGWKLH